A single region of the Cronobacter condimenti 1330 genome encodes:
- a CDS encoding 2-dehydro-3-deoxygalactonokinase, with the protein MTSRYIAIDWGSTNLRAWLYQDEKCLKSRQSEAGVTRLNGRTPDAVLAQVTEGWRDDATPVVMAGMVGSNAGWKIAPYLPCPARFADIGSQLTTVAPDVFIIPGLCVTRDDNLNVMRGEETQLLGARELAAAPLYIMPGTHCKWVQADDAQVSDFRTVMTGELHHLLLTHSLIGAGLPEQQPDADAFQAGLEQGVATDAPLARLFEVRAAHVLGTLAREHVSEFLSGLLIGNEVASQVRHWQPDRQQPLTLVASPSLASRYQRALTLLGYTARTLEGDHAFQAGIRSLAHAVAH; encoded by the coding sequence ATGACATCTCGCTACATCGCTATCGACTGGGGTTCCACGAATCTTCGTGCCTGGCTTTATCAGGACGAAAAGTGCCTTAAAAGCAGGCAATCGGAGGCGGGCGTTACCCGCCTTAACGGCAGAACCCCCGACGCGGTGTTAGCGCAGGTGACCGAAGGCTGGCGCGATGACGCCACGCCTGTTGTCATGGCGGGCATGGTCGGCAGCAATGCAGGCTGGAAAATCGCCCCTTATTTGCCTTGTCCGGCGCGGTTTGCCGATATCGGCAGCCAGCTCACGACTGTGGCGCCCGACGTTTTTATCATTCCCGGTCTGTGCGTGACGCGTGACGATAACCTCAACGTCATGCGTGGCGAAGAAACCCAACTGCTGGGTGCCCGTGAGCTTGCGGCGGCACCGCTCTACATCATGCCCGGCACGCACTGTAAATGGGTGCAGGCCGACGATGCGCAGGTCAGCGACTTTCGCACCGTCATGACCGGCGAACTGCACCATCTTCTCTTGACCCATTCGCTTATCGGCGCGGGCCTGCCTGAACAGCAGCCGGACGCCGACGCCTTTCAGGCGGGCCTTGAGCAGGGCGTGGCTACCGATGCGCCGCTGGCGCGCCTGTTCGAAGTGCGCGCCGCCCATGTCCTGGGCACGCTTGCGCGCGAACACGTCTCTGAATTCCTTTCCGGGTTGCTGATTGGCAATGAAGTGGCAAGCCAGGTTCGTCACTGGCAGCCAGACCGCCAGCAGCCCCTCACGCTGGTCGCCAGTCCTTCGCTTGCGAGCCGTTACCAGCGCGCGCTGACGCTGCTGGGGTACACGGCCCGGACGCTTGAGGGCGACCACGCATTTCAGGCAGGCATAAGGAGTCTCGCTCATGCAGTGGCACACTGA
- a CDS encoding 2-dehydro-3-deoxy-6-phosphogalactonate aldolase codes for MQWHTDLPLIAILRGVTPPEAEAHVAAVLDAGFDAVEIPLNSPQWQESLPMLVKAFGERALIGAGTVLKPEQVDELAQMGCKLIVTPNIQPDVIKRAVGYGMTVCPGCATATEAFTAIEAGAQALKIFPSSAFGPDYIKALKAVLPPDIPVFAVGGVTPENLAVWLKAGCAGAGLGSDLYRAGQPVERTAAQAKAFVKAYREAVQ; via the coding sequence ATGCAGTGGCACACTGATCTCCCTCTTATCGCAATCTTACGCGGCGTTACCCCGCCGGAAGCCGAAGCGCATGTCGCCGCGGTGCTCGACGCCGGTTTCGACGCGGTAGAGATCCCGCTTAACTCGCCGCAGTGGCAGGAGAGCTTGCCGATGCTGGTGAAGGCATTCGGCGAGCGCGCGCTGATTGGCGCGGGCACGGTACTGAAGCCGGAGCAGGTCGACGAACTGGCGCAGATGGGCTGCAAGCTTATCGTCACACCGAACATTCAGCCTGACGTCATCAAACGCGCGGTGGGTTACGGCATGACCGTCTGCCCCGGCTGCGCCACGGCGACCGAGGCGTTCACCGCCATTGAGGCAGGCGCGCAGGCGCTGAAAATTTTCCCGTCTTCCGCCTTCGGTCCTGACTACATCAAGGCGTTAAAAGCCGTCCTGCCGCCGGACATCCCGGTCTTTGCGGTCGGCGGCGTCACGCCGGAAAACCTGGCGGTGTGGCTGAAAGCGGGCTGCGCGGGCGCCGGGCTTGGCAGCGATCTTTACCGTGCCGGACAGCCGGTTGAGCGCACGGCCGCGCAGGCGAAAGCATTTGTTAAGGCGTATCGAGAGGCAGTGCAATGA
- the dgoD gene encoding galactonate dehydratase — translation MKITKLTTYRLPPRWMFLKIETDEGVVGWGEPVIEGRARTVEAAVHELGEYLIGQDPARINDLWQVMYRGGFYRGGPILMSAIAGIDQALWDIKGKVLNAPVWQLMGGLVRDKIKAYSWVGGDRPAEVIAGIKTLRQIGFDTFKLNGCEELGIIDDSRKVDAAVNTVAQIRDEFGSEIEFGLDFHGRVSAPMAKVLIKELEAYRPLFIEEPVLAEQAEYYPRLAAQTHIPIAAGERMFSRFEFKRVLEAGGLAILQPDLSHAGGITECMKIAAMAEAYDVGLAPHCPLGPIALAACLHVDFVSRNAVFQEQSMGIHYNQGAELLDFVKNKDDFKMEGGYFQPLMKPGLGVEIDEEQVIARSQQCADWRNPLWRHADGSVAEW, via the coding sequence ATGAAAATTACCAAACTAACGACGTACCGTTTACCGCCCCGCTGGATGTTTCTCAAGATTGAGACGGATGAAGGCGTGGTCGGATGGGGCGAGCCGGTTATTGAGGGGCGTGCTCGCACGGTCGAGGCGGCGGTGCATGAGCTGGGCGAATACCTGATTGGCCAGGATCCGGCCCGCATCAACGACTTATGGCAGGTGATGTATCGCGGCGGTTTTTATCGCGGTGGCCCGATCCTGATGAGCGCCATCGCGGGTATCGACCAGGCGCTATGGGATATTAAAGGCAAAGTGCTCAATGCGCCGGTATGGCAACTGATGGGCGGGCTGGTGCGCGACAAAATCAAAGCGTACAGCTGGGTTGGCGGCGACCGTCCGGCGGAAGTGATCGCCGGTATTAAAACGCTGCGCCAGATAGGCTTCGACACCTTTAAATTAAATGGCTGCGAAGAGTTAGGGATTATTGATGACTCGCGCAAAGTCGATGCGGCGGTCAATACCGTGGCGCAAATTCGCGATGAATTCGGCAGCGAAATAGAGTTTGGTCTCGATTTCCATGGCCGCGTCAGCGCGCCGATGGCAAAAGTATTAATTAAAGAACTGGAAGCTTATCGCCCATTATTTATTGAAGAGCCGGTATTAGCCGAACAGGCGGAATATTATCCGCGTCTTGCCGCACAAACGCATATTCCGATTGCCGCAGGCGAAAGAATGTTCTCGCGCTTTGAATTTAAACGCGTGCTGGAGGCCGGCGGTCTTGCGATTCTGCAACCCGATTTATCCCATGCGGGCGGTATTACCGAATGCATGAAGATCGCGGCGATGGCCGAGGCTTACGACGTCGGGCTTGCCCCGCACTGTCCACTTGGCCCGATTGCGCTCGCGGCCTGCCTGCATGTCGATTTTGTCTCGCGCAATGCGGTATTCCAGGAGCAGAGCATGGGCATTCACTACAACCAGGGCGCCGAACTGCTTGATTTTGTAAAAAATAAAGACGATTTCAAAATGGAAGGTGGTTATTTCCAGCCGTTGATGAAACCGGGTCTTGGCGTTGAGATCGACGAAGAGCAGGTGATTGCGCGCAGCCAACAATGCGCCGACTGGCGTAATCCGTTGTGGCGGCATGCCGATGGCTCCGTCGCCGAATGGTAA
- a CDS encoding MFS transporter, whose translation MHTDLYSTTLRQLNAKIIPFIILCYFVANLDKTNISIAALQMNADLGLSASMYGLGVGMFYISYIIFEIPSNVIMTKVGARIWIARIMITWGIVSAGMSLVQTPTQLYVMRFLLGMAEAGFTPGIIYYISCWFPKSNRARAMSFFYMGSVMASIIGLPISGSILNMHGIADIAGWRWLFALEGIPAIVLGIMVLWRLPQTPDHAPWLSGEQKNWLKTQLERDNASVEVGKHHSWTSALKNKTVLLLSLVWFLQAFGSIGITLFLPLIIKSMASDQSNIVVSLLSAVPFIAACVFMYLNGRHSDTTHERAWHLGLPLIISGVSLAIAIYSSNLLVAYGLLVLTVGFNFALTPIFWAVTTEKLAGVAAAASIAFINTVANFVGLGLPPILGKIKDATDSYHYGLLIVAVALILGGIIGVLVSRPARPGAPQQPASLKQESR comes from the coding sequence ATGCATACCGATCTGTACTCGACCACCCTGCGGCAGCTTAACGCGAAGATAATCCCGTTTATTATCCTCTGTTACTTTGTCGCTAACCTCGATAAAACCAACATCTCTATCGCGGCGCTGCAAATGAACGCCGATCTCGGCCTGAGCGCCAGCATGTACGGCCTGGGCGTCGGGATGTTCTACATCTCCTACATCATTTTTGAAATCCCGAGCAACGTCATCATGACGAAGGTGGGCGCGCGCATCTGGATCGCCCGCATTATGATCACCTGGGGGATCGTCAGTGCAGGGATGTCGCTGGTGCAGACGCCGACGCAGCTCTATGTCATGCGTTTCTTACTCGGCATGGCGGAGGCGGGGTTCACACCGGGCATAATCTATTACATCTCCTGCTGGTTCCCGAAGAGCAACCGCGCGCGGGCGATGTCCTTCTTTTATATGGGATCAGTGATGGCCTCGATTATCGGCCTGCCGATTTCAGGCTCGATCCTTAATATGCACGGCATCGCGGACATTGCCGGGTGGCGCTGGTTGTTTGCCCTTGAAGGCATTCCCGCCATCGTGCTTGGCATTATGGTGTTGTGGCGTCTGCCGCAGACGCCGGATCACGCGCCGTGGCTCTCCGGTGAACAAAAAAACTGGCTGAAGACGCAGCTTGAGCGCGATAACGCCAGTGTGGAAGTGGGTAAACACCATAGCTGGACCAGCGCGCTGAAAAACAAAACCGTCCTGCTGCTAAGCCTGGTCTGGTTCCTGCAGGCGTTTGGCTCTATCGGCATTACGCTGTTTCTGCCGTTGATTATCAAAAGCATGGCAAGCGATCAGAGCAACATTGTGGTGAGTTTGCTTTCCGCCGTGCCGTTTATCGCCGCCTGCGTGTTTATGTATCTCAATGGTCGTCATTCCGACACCACCCATGAACGCGCCTGGCATCTGGGGTTGCCGCTGATTATCTCCGGCGTGTCGCTTGCGATCGCTATCTATTCCAGCAACCTGCTGGTGGCCTATGGGCTGCTGGTGTTGACCGTAGGTTTTAACTTCGCGCTGACGCCGATTTTCTGGGCAGTAACGACCGAGAAGCTGGCAGGTGTTGCGGCTGCGGCATCCATCGCGTTTATCAATACCGTGGCGAATTTTGTCGGCCTCGGCCTGCCGCCGATACTCGGCAAAATCAAAGACGCCACGGACAGTTACCATTATGGGCTGCTGATCGTGGCGGTCGCGCTGATCCTCGGCGGTATTATCGGTGTGCTGGTGTCACG